The Dethiosulfovibrio peptidovorans genome includes a region encoding these proteins:
- a CDS encoding xanthine phosphoribosyltransferase: MGLEGRYRRTYTISWEQMQRDSKALAIQLLDRKWERIIGIARGGLIPAAIIARELDVRLVDTVCISSYTMKRQGELQVIKQIETSSRGDGWLIVDDLVDTGKTAKVVREMFPEAWFTTVYAKPEGRPYVDTYITEVSQDTWILFPWDAEAQYSDPVSMKHHLDPEKAKGDHNLSAFRGVDEPS, translated from the coding sequence ATGGGGTTGGAGGGCAGATATCGTAGGACGTATACCATATCATGGGAGCAGATGCAGAGGGACTCTAAGGCTCTGGCGATTCAGCTTCTGGATCGAAAGTGGGAGAGAATTATCGGTATCGCCAGAGGAGGGTTGATCCCTGCGGCCATTATCGCTCGAGAGTTGGACGTGCGTTTGGTGGATACGGTGTGTATCTCGAGCTATACCATGAAACGCCAAGGGGAGCTTCAGGTTATCAAGCAGATTGAGACGTCCAGTCGGGGAGATGGGTGGCTGATCGTCGACGACCTTGTGGATACTGGCAAGACGGCCAAGGTCGTTCGGGAGATGTTCCCCGAAGCTTGGTTTACCACGGTATACGCTAAGCCCGAGGGACGTCCCTATGTGGACACATACATCACGGAGGTGAGCCAGGACACGTGGATCCTGTTCCCATGGGATGCAGAGGCGCAGTACTCCGATCCTGTCAGCATGAAACATCATTTAGATCCTGAAAAGGCAAAAGGAGATCACAACCTCTCTGCCTTTCGGGGCGTGGACGAACCGTCATGA